In one Penaeus monodon isolate SGIC_2016 chromosome 20, NSTDA_Pmon_1, whole genome shotgun sequence genomic region, the following are encoded:
- the LOC119585791 gene encoding protein stoned-A-like isoform X1, translating into MKLPTDAILKKKRGSLPRQSTMHKIKKGIKKKIKGKKDKDDELFTPEELEKYKKEKEEEARRLAXXXXXXXXXXQEEEVQQEQAQQEEPGAENGGTASNSEEKATPSGDKQDWRNFFAATDTVLKKTSDNLQHIKEASYFQKKEEKPAEPXXXXXXXXXXXXXXXXXPPSATGKRWVDLESGGIDDETEVEGEEEAPKEEEPQDKKEPEAEPAPLQFIEDLPDVDVDDFAEVFDTTYVDNVESGEVKLHYIPDSPTTDYANEPDPFDTSVVDKVLHAEEPEPKKPQQAPKEPEKKKKKLVSLGCAVDVLTGKLQTPEKTPVNTTVDTKKRRVIPQEINLLADFTENGEAVVSAEESETTEKEETEQKSEEKNLLDEILCVGDGEGQLPELGAVLGTTPRAVSPALPTDXXXXXXXXXXXGVEGENKEVDLSEFLESSGDDQDSKETKQDNGKDLDLKDLVAEFDIIDKSEVTNESLIPTEPDPIEDEFDAEFAFLAAESVAKSKEKEFEELEDDPFDTSVAAQVLGPEGNADDKDPFDVSFVDGVVIEDTTQKVKPAKPPPPRPALPKVQKEEPEEEVDPFDTSIAEKHLPVDHLASPDADASLPEALQPQAESDITKSASFDPFDTSIAESFGKTELKVLESELLSAGQPGTLSKSDSDFDFNPREEEEPKAAPCLLTSSEIEDTSAPVLAPSQDALADDFDPFDTSIAAKVEIQTLEAEFLTQPANNQEKSEEASTPPKKKQPPPRPVPSPVHLLATTPTDNNPTLLPSSANEKSSADESFDPFDTSIAESFGKTELKALENELLSSQNTDQEVKQVSQVKKPEDRALDLPIKPLRPPSPRCLLAATPLDENPTLQPVLQPSADAPPSVADDFDPFDTSIADQFGKTELKVLESELLVSGSSEKVEEDNSFDPRAVEAPAKPSKPSRPPSPARPQCLLTASPSPTGAPPSLELLAPTGTKPNAPEADFDPFDTSIADKFGKTELKYFESELLDTAPAPGPDPFDEFDPRAEEAKSKAPQRPPKPGRPPVPPAPCLLATTPTDNSAPLQPCIEPRQEPREAATAEDEFDPFDTSIADKLGKTEIKFLEESLLSKEESKVEAKPQAFVPRIENTTNAALPEASEAPSVTADHFLSSSPTEDLRPTLQPTSSVTEESVQDIDPFDTSIADQFGKAELKTLESELLTDSGIKRNLSDEEFDPRQEEIKAPKRPPLPAQKPATPVNLLDSTDDHNLSDQPIQVLQAQSAKSPEIGDDFDPFDTSIAADIGPSKAELKYLETELLSATKDPFDTSEA; encoded by the coding sequence GGTCTCTCCCTCGACAGAGTACGatgcacaaaataaaaaagggaatcaaaaaGAAGATCAaaggaaagaaggataaagatgatgagtTGTTCACCCCGGAAGAattagagaaatataaaaaagaaaaagaagaggaagcgcGTCGACTTGCTGNNNNNNNNNNNNNNNNNNNNNNNNNNNNACAGGAGGAGGAAGTCCAGCAAGAGCAGGCACAGCAGGAGGAGCCAGGGGCAGAAAACGGAGGAACTGCCAGCAATTCCGAGGAAAAGGCCACACCTTCAGGAGATAAGCAGGACTGGAGAAACTTCTTCGCTGCCACTGACACCGTCCTCAAGAAGACCTCTGACAACCTCCAGCACATCAAGGAAGCAAGTTACTttcagaagaaagaggagaagcctGCTGAACCNNNNNNNNNNNNNNNNNNNNNNNNNNNNNNNNNNNNNNNNNNNNNNNNNNGACCACCAAGTGCCACCGGTAAGAGGTGGGTCGACCTTGAGAGTGGAGGCATCGACGATGAGActgaggtagagggagaagaagaagccCCGAAGGAGGAGGAACCTCAGGACAAGAAAGAACCTGAGGCAGAACCTGCACCTCTACAGTTCATCGAGGATCTTCCTGATGTAGATGTCGACGACTTTGCAGAAGTCTTTGACACCACATACGTCGATAACGTAGAGAGTGGTGAGGTGAAGCTCCACTACATTCCTGACAGTCCAACCACCGACTACGCAAACGAACCCGACCCCTTCGATACCTCTGTGGTCGACAAAGTCCTTCACGCCGAGGAACCAGAACCCAAGAAGCCACAGCAGGCCCCGAAAGAacccgaaaagaagaagaagaagctcgTGAGCCTTGGGTGTGCTGTTGATGTCCTCACGGGAAAACTCCAAACCCCGGAAAAGACTCCTGTGAACACTACAGTTGACACCAAAAAACGAAGGGTCATCCCCCAGGAAATCAATTTATTAGCTGACTTCACTGAAAATGGAGAAGCTGTAGTCTCAGCTGAAGAGAGTGAaacaacagagaaagaggagactgaACAGAAATCAGAGGAAAAGAACCTTTTGGATGAAATACTTTGTGTAGGTGACGGAGAAGGGCAACTACCTGAACTTGGTGCTGTTCTAGGCACAACTCCGCGTGCTGTCTCTCCTGCACTTCCTACTGACGNNNNNNNNNNNNNNNNNNNNNNNNNNNNNNNNGGAGTTGAAGGCGAGAACAAAGAAGTTGACCTCAGTGAATTCCTAGAGTCCTCAGGAGACGACCAGGACTCGAAAGAAACCAAACAGGACAACGGAAAGGACTTAGACCTTAAGGACCTTGTTGCTGAGTTTGATATTATCGATAAATCTGAAGTAACCAACGAATCTCTTATCCCCACTGAACCTGATCCAATTGAAGACGAATTTGACGCTGAGTTCGCATTCTTAGCTGCCGAGTCTGTTGCtaaatcaaaggaaaaggaatttgagGAGCTTGAAGACGATCCATTTGACACTTCAGTTGCTGCTCAAGTTCTTGGACCGGAAGGAAACGCTGATGATAAAGATCCATTTGATGTGAGTTTTGTTGATGGTGTGGTAATCGAAGACACTACTCAAAAAGTTAAACCTGCTAAGCCACCACCACCTCGACCTGCCCTTCCCAAGGTCCAAAAAGAAGAACCTGAAGAGGAGGTTGACCCCTTTGACACATCCATAGCAGAGAAGCACCTGCCTGTAGATCATCTCGCCTCTCCTGACGCAGACGCAAGTCTTCCAGAAGCACTACAGCCACAGGCAGAGAGTGACATTACTAAATCAGCCAGTTTTGACCCCTTTGACACCTCTATTGCAGAGAGTTTTGGAAAAACTGAACTTAAAGTCCTTGAAAGCGAATTACTCAGTGCAGGTCAGCCAGGTACACTCAGTAAGAGTGACTCTGACTTTGACTTTAAtccaagagaggaggaggaacccAAGGCTGCACCCTGCTTGCTAACCAGTTCAGAGATCGAGGACACTAGTGCACCGGTTCTCGCACCGTCTCAGGACGCACTTGCAGACGACTTTGATCCTTTTGATACTTCTATTGCAGCAAAAGTTGAGATACAGACTCTTGAAGCAGAGTTCCTGACACAGCCAGCAAATAATCAAGAGAAATCTGAGGAAGCTTCTACTCCACCCAAGAAGAAGCAGCCGCCACCACGCCCTGTTCCTTCCCCAGTACACTTGCTAGCAACTACACCTACAGATAATAATCCAACACTTTTACCATCAAGTGCCAACGAAAAATCTTCAGCTGACGAGAGCTTCGATCCATTTGACACATCTATTGCTGAAAGTTTTGGAAAGACTGAACTCAAGGCTCTTGAAAATGAACTTTTGTCTTCCCAAAATACAGATCAAGAAGTAAAGCAAGTTTCTCAAGTAAAGAAACCCGAGGACAGAGCCCTTGATCTTCCAATCAAACCCCTTCGTCCACCATCTCCTCGTTGCCTCTTAGCTGCTACACCACTAGACGAAAATCCAACACTCCAGCCCGTATTACAGCCGTCAGCAGATGCCCCACCTTCAGTAGCAGACGACTTTGATCCCTTTGATACATCAATTGCTGACCAGTTTGGGAAGACTGAACTGAAGGTACTTGAAAGTGAACTTCTTGTGAGTGGCTCTTCCGAAAAAGTTGAAGAGGACAATAGTTTTGACCCTCGAGCAGTAGAAGCACCAGCAAAGCCATCAAAACCTTCAAGACCGCCGTCCCCAGCTCGTCCTCAGTGTCTCCTGACTGCTTCTCCCTCACCAACAGGTGCTCCCCCTAGTTTGGAACTTTTAGCACCAACAGGAACCAAACCAAACGCTCCTGAGGCTGACTTTGATCCATTTGACACCTCAATTGCCGACAAATTTGGTAAGACTGAACTGAAGTACTTTGAAAGTGAGTTGCTTGACACAGCACCGGCTCCAGGTCCTGATCCATTTGACGAATTTGATCCCAGGGCAGAAGAAGCTAAATCAAAGGCACCCCAAAGACCCCCTAAGCCAGGTAGGCCTCCAGTGCCACCAGCTCCGTGTCTTCTTGCAACCACCCCAACAGACAACAGTGCTCCCCTCCAGCCCTGCATAGAACCACGTCAGGAGCCCAGGGAAGCAGCAACTGCAGAAGACGAGTTTGATCCATTCGATACCTCCATTGCAGACAAACTTGGCAAAACTGAAATAAAGTTCCTAGAAGAAAGTCTTCTTTCAAAGGAGGAAAGTAAGGTTGAAGCTAAGCCCCAGGCCTTTGTACCCCGCATAGAAAATACCACTAACGCTGCTCTGCCAGAAGCAAGTGAAGCTCCCTCTGTGACAGCCGAtcatttcctttcatcttctcctACTGAGGATCTCAGACCTACTCTTCAGCCAACATCAAGTGTGACAGAAGAGTCTGTGCAAGATATTGATCCATTTGACACTTCCATTGCAGACCAGTTTGGTAAGGCTGAATTAAAGACTCTTGAGAGTGAACTTCTAACAGATTCGGGTATTAAAAGGAATCTAAGTGACGAGGAATTTGACCCACGTCAAGAAGAAATTAAGGCCCCAAAGCGACCCCCACTCCCTGCTCAGAAACCTGCAACACCTGTCAACTTGTTAGATTCTACTGACGACCATAACTTATCTGATCAACCAATTCAGGTTCTCCAGGCACAGTCAGCAAAGAGCCCTGAAATTGGAGACGATTTTGACCCATTCGATACCTCGATAGCTGCTGATATTGGACCAAGCAAAGCTGAACTGAAATATCTTGAGACAGAGCTCTTAAGTGCAACTAAAGATCCATTTGATACTTCAGAGGCATAG
- the LOC119585791 gene encoding protein stoned-A-like isoform X2 has translation MHKIKKGIKKKIKGKKDKDDELFTPEELEKYKKEKEEEARRLAXXXXXXXXXXQEEEVQQEQAQQEEPGAENGGTASNSEEKATPSGDKQDWRNFFAATDTVLKKTSDNLQHIKEASYFQKKEEKPAEPXXXXXXXXXXXXXXXXXPPSATGKRWVDLESGGIDDETEVEGEEEAPKEEEPQDKKEPEAEPAPLQFIEDLPDVDVDDFAEVFDTTYVDNVESGEVKLHYIPDSPTTDYANEPDPFDTSVVDKVLHAEEPEPKKPQQAPKEPEKKKKKLVSLGCAVDVLTGKLQTPEKTPVNTTVDTKKRRVIPQEINLLADFTENGEAVVSAEESETTEKEETEQKSEEKNLLDEILCVGDGEGQLPELGAVLGTTPRAVSPALPTDXXXXXXXXXXXGVEGENKEVDLSEFLESSGDDQDSKETKQDNGKDLDLKDLVAEFDIIDKSEVTNESLIPTEPDPIEDEFDAEFAFLAAESVAKSKEKEFEELEDDPFDTSVAAQVLGPEGNADDKDPFDVSFVDGVVIEDTTQKVKPAKPPPPRPALPKVQKEEPEEEVDPFDTSIAEKHLPVDHLASPDADASLPEALQPQAESDITKSASFDPFDTSIAESFGKTELKVLESELLSAGQPGTLSKSDSDFDFNPREEEEPKAAPCLLTSSEIEDTSAPVLAPSQDALADDFDPFDTSIAAKVEIQTLEAEFLTQPANNQEKSEEASTPPKKKQPPPRPVPSPVHLLATTPTDNNPTLLPSSANEKSSADESFDPFDTSIAESFGKTELKALENELLSSQNTDQEVKQVSQVKKPEDRALDLPIKPLRPPSPRCLLAATPLDENPTLQPVLQPSADAPPSVADDFDPFDTSIADQFGKTELKVLESELLVSGSSEKVEEDNSFDPRAVEAPAKPSKPSRPPSPARPQCLLTASPSPTGAPPSLELLAPTGTKPNAPEADFDPFDTSIADKFGKTELKYFESELLDTAPAPGPDPFDEFDPRAEEAKSKAPQRPPKPGRPPVPPAPCLLATTPTDNSAPLQPCIEPRQEPREAATAEDEFDPFDTSIADKLGKTEIKFLEESLLSKEESKVEAKPQAFVPRIENTTNAALPEASEAPSVTADHFLSSSPTEDLRPTLQPTSSVTEESVQDIDPFDTSIADQFGKAELKTLESELLTDSGIKRNLSDEEFDPRQEEIKAPKRPPLPAQKPATPVNLLDSTDDHNLSDQPIQVLQAQSAKSPEIGDDFDPFDTSIAADIGPSKAELKYLETELLSATKDPFDTSEA, from the coding sequence atgcacaaaataaaaaagggaatcaaaaaGAAGATCAaaggaaagaaggataaagatgatgagtTGTTCACCCCGGAAGAattagagaaatataaaaaagaaaaagaagaggaagcgcGTCGACTTGCTGNNNNNNNNNNNNNNNNNNNNNNNNNNNNACAGGAGGAGGAAGTCCAGCAAGAGCAGGCACAGCAGGAGGAGCCAGGGGCAGAAAACGGAGGAACTGCCAGCAATTCCGAGGAAAAGGCCACACCTTCAGGAGATAAGCAGGACTGGAGAAACTTCTTCGCTGCCACTGACACCGTCCTCAAGAAGACCTCTGACAACCTCCAGCACATCAAGGAAGCAAGTTACTttcagaagaaagaggagaagcctGCTGAACCNNNNNNNNNNNNNNNNNNNNNNNNNNNNNNNNNNNNNNNNNNNNNNNNNNGACCACCAAGTGCCACCGGTAAGAGGTGGGTCGACCTTGAGAGTGGAGGCATCGACGATGAGActgaggtagagggagaagaagaagccCCGAAGGAGGAGGAACCTCAGGACAAGAAAGAACCTGAGGCAGAACCTGCACCTCTACAGTTCATCGAGGATCTTCCTGATGTAGATGTCGACGACTTTGCAGAAGTCTTTGACACCACATACGTCGATAACGTAGAGAGTGGTGAGGTGAAGCTCCACTACATTCCTGACAGTCCAACCACCGACTACGCAAACGAACCCGACCCCTTCGATACCTCTGTGGTCGACAAAGTCCTTCACGCCGAGGAACCAGAACCCAAGAAGCCACAGCAGGCCCCGAAAGAacccgaaaagaagaagaagaagctcgTGAGCCTTGGGTGTGCTGTTGATGTCCTCACGGGAAAACTCCAAACCCCGGAAAAGACTCCTGTGAACACTACAGTTGACACCAAAAAACGAAGGGTCATCCCCCAGGAAATCAATTTATTAGCTGACTTCACTGAAAATGGAGAAGCTGTAGTCTCAGCTGAAGAGAGTGAaacaacagagaaagaggagactgaACAGAAATCAGAGGAAAAGAACCTTTTGGATGAAATACTTTGTGTAGGTGACGGAGAAGGGCAACTACCTGAACTTGGTGCTGTTCTAGGCACAACTCCGCGTGCTGTCTCTCCTGCACTTCCTACTGACGNNNNNNNNNNNNNNNNNNNNNNNNNNNNNNNNGGAGTTGAAGGCGAGAACAAAGAAGTTGACCTCAGTGAATTCCTAGAGTCCTCAGGAGACGACCAGGACTCGAAAGAAACCAAACAGGACAACGGAAAGGACTTAGACCTTAAGGACCTTGTTGCTGAGTTTGATATTATCGATAAATCTGAAGTAACCAACGAATCTCTTATCCCCACTGAACCTGATCCAATTGAAGACGAATTTGACGCTGAGTTCGCATTCTTAGCTGCCGAGTCTGTTGCtaaatcaaaggaaaaggaatttgagGAGCTTGAAGACGATCCATTTGACACTTCAGTTGCTGCTCAAGTTCTTGGACCGGAAGGAAACGCTGATGATAAAGATCCATTTGATGTGAGTTTTGTTGATGGTGTGGTAATCGAAGACACTACTCAAAAAGTTAAACCTGCTAAGCCACCACCACCTCGACCTGCCCTTCCCAAGGTCCAAAAAGAAGAACCTGAAGAGGAGGTTGACCCCTTTGACACATCCATAGCAGAGAAGCACCTGCCTGTAGATCATCTCGCCTCTCCTGACGCAGACGCAAGTCTTCCAGAAGCACTACAGCCACAGGCAGAGAGTGACATTACTAAATCAGCCAGTTTTGACCCCTTTGACACCTCTATTGCAGAGAGTTTTGGAAAAACTGAACTTAAAGTCCTTGAAAGCGAATTACTCAGTGCAGGTCAGCCAGGTACACTCAGTAAGAGTGACTCTGACTTTGACTTTAAtccaagagaggaggaggaacccAAGGCTGCACCCTGCTTGCTAACCAGTTCAGAGATCGAGGACACTAGTGCACCGGTTCTCGCACCGTCTCAGGACGCACTTGCAGACGACTTTGATCCTTTTGATACTTCTATTGCAGCAAAAGTTGAGATACAGACTCTTGAAGCAGAGTTCCTGACACAGCCAGCAAATAATCAAGAGAAATCTGAGGAAGCTTCTACTCCACCCAAGAAGAAGCAGCCGCCACCACGCCCTGTTCCTTCCCCAGTACACTTGCTAGCAACTACACCTACAGATAATAATCCAACACTTTTACCATCAAGTGCCAACGAAAAATCTTCAGCTGACGAGAGCTTCGATCCATTTGACACATCTATTGCTGAAAGTTTTGGAAAGACTGAACTCAAGGCTCTTGAAAATGAACTTTTGTCTTCCCAAAATACAGATCAAGAAGTAAAGCAAGTTTCTCAAGTAAAGAAACCCGAGGACAGAGCCCTTGATCTTCCAATCAAACCCCTTCGTCCACCATCTCCTCGTTGCCTCTTAGCTGCTACACCACTAGACGAAAATCCAACACTCCAGCCCGTATTACAGCCGTCAGCAGATGCCCCACCTTCAGTAGCAGACGACTTTGATCCCTTTGATACATCAATTGCTGACCAGTTTGGGAAGACTGAACTGAAGGTACTTGAAAGTGAACTTCTTGTGAGTGGCTCTTCCGAAAAAGTTGAAGAGGACAATAGTTTTGACCCTCGAGCAGTAGAAGCACCAGCAAAGCCATCAAAACCTTCAAGACCGCCGTCCCCAGCTCGTCCTCAGTGTCTCCTGACTGCTTCTCCCTCACCAACAGGTGCTCCCCCTAGTTTGGAACTTTTAGCACCAACAGGAACCAAACCAAACGCTCCTGAGGCTGACTTTGATCCATTTGACACCTCAATTGCCGACAAATTTGGTAAGACTGAACTGAAGTACTTTGAAAGTGAGTTGCTTGACACAGCACCGGCTCCAGGTCCTGATCCATTTGACGAATTTGATCCCAGGGCAGAAGAAGCTAAATCAAAGGCACCCCAAAGACCCCCTAAGCCAGGTAGGCCTCCAGTGCCACCAGCTCCGTGTCTTCTTGCAACCACCCCAACAGACAACAGTGCTCCCCTCCAGCCCTGCATAGAACCACGTCAGGAGCCCAGGGAAGCAGCAACTGCAGAAGACGAGTTTGATCCATTCGATACCTCCATTGCAGACAAACTTGGCAAAACTGAAATAAAGTTCCTAGAAGAAAGTCTTCTTTCAAAGGAGGAAAGTAAGGTTGAAGCTAAGCCCCAGGCCTTTGTACCCCGCATAGAAAATACCACTAACGCTGCTCTGCCAGAAGCAAGTGAAGCTCCCTCTGTGACAGCCGAtcatttcctttcatcttctcctACTGAGGATCTCAGACCTACTCTTCAGCCAACATCAAGTGTGACAGAAGAGTCTGTGCAAGATATTGATCCATTTGACACTTCCATTGCAGACCAGTTTGGTAAGGCTGAATTAAAGACTCTTGAGAGTGAACTTCTAACAGATTCGGGTATTAAAAGGAATCTAAGTGACGAGGAATTTGACCCACGTCAAGAAGAAATTAAGGCCCCAAAGCGACCCCCACTCCCTGCTCAGAAACCTGCAACACCTGTCAACTTGTTAGATTCTACTGACGACCATAACTTATCTGATCAACCAATTCAGGTTCTCCAGGCACAGTCAGCAAAGAGCCCTGAAATTGGAGACGATTTTGACCCATTCGATACCTCGATAGCTGCTGATATTGGACCAAGCAAAGCTGAACTGAAATATCTTGAGACAGAGCTCTTAAGTGCAACTAAAGATCCATTTGATACTTCAGAGGCATAG